From Caloranaerobacter ferrireducens, the proteins below share one genomic window:
- the holB gene encoding DNA polymerase III subunit delta', with protein MDFNDIIGHEQNILKLQNAIRNDSIAHGYLFEGPKSMGKKKLAMIFAKTLLCEKKGIEPCNKCPSCLKFDSGNHPDFDIINPEGNSIKREQIERLLHSIRMLPYEGIRRVYIIENAYKMTGEAQNSFLKTLEEPPEYAVIILITDNSGSLLPTIVSRCQGIKFSYVENEKIERLLVDKYGCSREEASFIASFSNGIVGKAVKLIQSEEFRKLRDDIIFAIDDIIYSDKFRIFSLSQIFIENKENIEDILDLLTIWFRDIMIIKVTGDTRFIMNKDKIELIYKHSNTLSIEKVSDIIENIEKTKEDITSNVNFQLAIEVMLLKVQQEV; from the coding sequence ATGGATTTTAATGATATAATCGGTCATGAACAAAACATTTTAAAGCTTCAAAATGCTATTAGAAATGATAGTATAGCTCATGGCTACCTTTTTGAAGGACCTAAATCTATGGGGAAAAAAAAGCTTGCAATGATTTTTGCTAAAACTTTATTATGTGAGAAAAAAGGCATAGAGCCATGCAATAAATGTCCTTCATGTCTTAAATTTGATTCAGGGAATCATCCAGATTTTGATATAATAAATCCTGAAGGAAATTCTATAAAAAGAGAACAAATAGAAAGGTTACTTCATTCTATTAGAATGTTACCTTATGAAGGTATAAGAAGAGTATATATTATAGAAAATGCATATAAAATGACTGGGGAGGCACAAAATAGTTTTCTTAAGACTTTAGAAGAGCCACCTGAATATGCAGTTATTATACTTATAACTGATAATAGTGGAAGTCTTTTACCTACTATAGTTTCCAGATGTCAAGGGATAAAATTTTCATATGTTGAGAACGAAAAAATTGAAAGGCTGTTGGTGGATAAGTACGGTTGTTCTAGAGAAGAAGCAAGTTTTATAGCTTCATTTTCAAATGGAATAGTAGGAAAGGCTGTTAAATTAATACAATCTGAAGAATTTAGAAAATTAAGGGACGATATTATTTTTGCTATAGATGATATTATTTACTCAGACAAATTTAGAATATTTAGTTTAAGTCAAATTTTTATTGAGAACAAGGAAAATATAGAAGATATATTGGATTTATTAACAATTTGGTTTAGAGATATTATGATTATTAAAGTAACAGGAGATACTAGATTCATAATGAACAAAGATAAAATAGAGCTTATATATAAGCATAGTAATACCTTATCAATCGAAAAAGTAAGTGATATAATAGAAAATATTGAAAAAACTAAAGAAGATATAACTTCTAATGTTAATTTTCAGCTGGCTATTGAAGTTATGCTTCTAAAAGTACAGCAGGAGGTATAA
- a CDS encoding PSP1 domain-containing protein, whose product MVTVVGVRFKKAGKIYYFDPVGLEIKKNDYVIVETVRGVEFGQVVVGPKEVSEEEIISPLKPVIRIATEEDIEKHYENKEKENIAFDICLKKIEEHGLEMKLIDVEYTFDNNKVIFYFTADGRVDFRELVRDLASVFRTRIELRQIGVRDEAKMMGGLGPCGRAMCCASFLGEFEPVSIKMAKEQNLSLNPTKISGICGRLMCCLKYEHETYEKSLEKLPQIGALVVTPKGNGIVIETNTLLESVKVKVKQGDTEEIFSFLVDEIEVVNEDEEDKEV is encoded by the coding sequence ATGGTTACTGTAGTAGGAGTCAGATTTAAAAAGGCTGGTAAGATATATTATTTTGACCCAGTTGGATTAGAAATTAAGAAAAATGATTATGTAATTGTTGAAACAGTTAGAGGTGTAGAGTTTGGGCAGGTTGTAGTAGGACCAAAAGAAGTGAGTGAAGAAGAAATAATTTCACCTTTAAAGCCTGTAATAAGAATAGCAACTGAAGAAGACATAGAAAAACATTATGAAAATAAAGAGAAAGAAAATATTGCTTTTGATATATGCTTAAAGAAAATAGAAGAACATGGTTTAGAAATGAAATTAATAGACGTTGAATATACATTTGACAACAATAAGGTTATATTCTATTTTACAGCTGATGGTAGAGTCGATTTTAGAGAACTTGTAAGAGATTTGGCTTCAGTGTTTAGAACTAGAATCGAGTTAAGGCAAATTGGTGTAAGAGATGAAGCTAAAATGATGGGAGGTCTTGGTCCTTGTGGAAGGGCTATGTGTTGTGCTAGCTTTTTAGGTGAGTTTGAACCTGTTTCTATAAAAATGGCAAAAGAACAGAATTTATCATTAAATCCAACTAAGATTTCAGGAATTTGCGGTAGACTTATGTGTTGTTTAAAATATGAACACGAGACTTATGAAAAATCATTAGAAAAACTGCCTCAAATTGGAGCTTTGGTTGTTACTCCAAAGGGGAACGGTATAGTTATAGAGACTAATACATTACTAGAGTCAGTAAAGGTTAAAGTTAAGCAAGGAGATACAGAAGAAATATTTTCATTTTTAGTTGATGAAATTGAGGTTGTAAATGAAGATGAAGAAGATAAAGAGGTCTAA
- a CDS encoding 4Fe-4S binding protein, with protein MTAISSKLVFSNIDPYYALFNFWSSEVALGGILVLVLTLILSLFVERPWCKYACPYGALLGIFNFFRIFKIRRNSKTCVNCNACSKICPMNIEVAKNQVVKNHQCITCLECTSENICPIPSTVELSTKGGK; from the coding sequence ATGACAGCAATTTCTAGTAAGTTGGTATTCTCTAATATCGATCCTTATTATGCTCTCTTTAATTTCTGGAGCAGCGAAGTAGCTTTAGGTGGTATATTAGTCCTTGTGCTAACTTTGATACTTTCTTTATTTGTAGAAAGACCTTGGTGTAAATACGCCTGCCCATATGGAGCTTTATTAGGTATATTTAACTTCTTCAGAATATTTAAAATCAGAAGAAATTCTAAAACATGTGTAAATTGCAATGCATGTTCTAAAATTTGTCCTATGAATATCGAAGTTGCAAAAAATCAAGTTGTAAAAAATCATCAATGTATAACCTGTTTAGAGTGTACATCTGAAAATATTTGCCCTATACCATCAACTGTAGAATTATCTACGAAAGGAGGCAAATAA
- a CDS encoding 4Fe-4S binding protein, producing MDKKKITKVKPRTIVQIIFFIIIASISINHTLSELNINIPFISKASLHGLCPFGGVVSTYQFITTGTFVKKIHESSFILMLLVLLLALLFGPVFCGWICPLGSIQEWFGKIGKKYSRKNIIVL from the coding sequence ATGGATAAAAAGAAAATAACTAAAGTAAAACCTCGCACTATTGTTCAAATTATATTTTTTATAATAATAGCTAGTATTAGTATAAATCATACTTTAAGTGAATTAAACATAAATATTCCTTTTATTTCAAAAGCTTCACTCCACGGTTTATGTCCATTTGGAGGTGTAGTTTCAACATATCAATTCATAACTACAGGAACTTTTGTTAAAAAAATACATGAATCTTCTTTTATTCTTATGCTGCTAGTTTTATTATTAGCACTACTATTTGGGCCTGTATTTTGTGGCTGGATATGCCCACTTGGTTCAATACAGGAATGGTTCGGAAAAATTGGTAAAAAATATTCAAGAAAAAATATAATCGTTTTATAA